Proteins from a genomic interval of Equus quagga isolate Etosha38 chromosome 11, UCLA_HA_Equagga_1.0, whole genome shotgun sequence:
- the EFNB3 gene encoding ephrin-B3 has product MGAPHSGPGGVRVGALLLLGFFGLVSGLSLEPVYWNSANKRFQAEGGYVLYPQIGDRLDLLCPRARPPGPNSSPNYEFYKLYLVGGAQGRRCEAPPAPNLLLTCDRPDLDLRFTIKFQEYSPNLWGHEFRSHHDYYIIATSDGTREGLESLQGGVCLTRGMKVLLRVGQSPRGGAAPRKPVSEMPMERDRGAAHSLEPGKENMPGDPTSNATSRGAEGPLPPPSMPAVAGAAGGLALLLLGVAGAGGAMCWRRRRAKPSESRHPGPGSFGRGGSLGLGGGGGMGPREAEPGELGIALRGGGAADPPFCPHYEKVSGDYGHPVYIVQDGPPQSPPNIYYKV; this is encoded by the exons ATGGGGGCCCCCCATTCTGGGCCGGGGGGCGTGCGAGTCGGGGCCTTGCTGCTGCTTGGTTTTTTTGGGCTGGTGTCTGGGCTCAGCCTGGAGCCTGTCTACTGGAATTCGGCGAATAAGAG gttccaggcagagggtggTTATGTGCTCTACCCTCAGATCGGGGACCGGCTAGACCTGCTCTGCCCCCGGGCCCGGCCTCCTGGCCCCAACTCCTCTCCAAATTATGAGTTCTACAAGCTGTATCTGGTAGGGGGTGCCCAGGGCCGGCGCTGTGAGGCACCCCCTGCCCCAAATCTGCTTCTTACTTGTGACCGACCAGACTTGGACCTCCGCTTCACCATCAAGTTCCAGGAGTACAGCCCTAACCTCTGGGGCCACGAGTTCCGCTCACACCACGATTACTATATAATTG CCACATCGGACGGGACCCGGGAAGGCCTGGAGAGCTTGCAGGGAGGTGTGTGCCTCACCAGAGGCATGAAGGTGCTGCTCCGAGTGGGACAAA GTCCCCGAGGAGGGGCTGCCCCCCGAAAACCTGTGTCTGAAATGCCCATGGAGAGAGACCGAGGGGCAGCccacagcctggagcctgggaaggAGAATATGCCAG GTGACCCCACCAGCAATGCAACCTCCCGGGGTGCTGAaggccccctgccccctcccagcatGCCTGCAGTGGCCGGGGCAGCAGGGGGGCTGGCGCTGCTCTTGCTGGGcgtggcaggggctgggggtgccATGTGTTGGCGGAGACGGCGGGCCAAGCCTTCGGAGAGTCGCCACCCTGGTCCTGGCTCCTTCGGGAGGGGAGGATCTCTGGGTCTGGGGGGCGGAGGTGGGATGGGACCTAGGGAGGCTGAACCTGGGGAGCTAGGGATAGCCCTGCGGGGCGGTGGGGCTGCAGACCCCCCTTTCTGTCCCCACTATGAGAAGGTGAGTGGTGACTATGGGCATCCTGTGTACATCGTGCAGGATGGGCCCCCCCAGAGCCCTCCAAACATCTACTACAAGGTATGA
- the WRAP53 gene encoding telomerase Cajal body protein 1 produces MKTPEAPVLAPDCLISDQAPAPARLSPQASPMDKNTDSELMLPPPDGDDPPRMSPDPTAGSAGSQELGEGDRASLSTPLETGFDTPSELSPRIEEQELSENVNLPAEETNRPESGPGEASVSEEPAPEDEGYTTWNYSFSQLPRFLSGSWSEFSTQPENFLKGCKWAPDGSCILTNSADNILRIYNLPPELYSEGEQLEYAEMAPVLRMVEGDTIYDYCWYSLMSSTQPDTSYVASSSRENPIHIWDAFTGELRASFRAYNHLDELTAAHSLCFSPDGSQLFSGFNRTVRVFSTARPGRDCEVRATFAKKQGQSGIISCIAFSPAQPLYACGSYGRSLGLYAWDDGSLLALLGGHQGGITHLCFHPDGNRFFSGARKDAELLCWDLRQPAHPLWSLSREVTTNQRIYFDLDPTGQFLVTGSTSGAVSVWATSRAGHEGKPEPVLSFLPQKDCTNGVSLHPSLPLLATASGQRVFPEPTESGDEGEQEVELPLLSMRHVHLECQLQLWWCGGSADTSIPDAPQGEKGQEVTEGGGGEFI; encoded by the exons ATGAAGACGCCGGAGGCGCCAGTGTTGGCTCCGGACTGCCTTATTTCAGACcaggccccagctccagcccgTCTCTCTCCTCAGGCTTCCCCGATGGATAAAAATACGGACTCTGAACTGATGCTACCGCCACCCGATGGGGATGATCCGCCCCGGATGTCCCCAGATCCCACGGCTGGCTCAGCTGGatcccaggagctgggggagggggaccgagcttccctctccactcccctggAAACAGGGTTTGATACTCCTAGTGAATTGAGCCCTCGAATCGAGGAGCAAGAACTTTCTGAAAATGTGAACCTTCCTGCAGAGGAGACGAACAGGCCAGAGTCGGGGCCTGGAGAAGCCAGTGTGTCTGAGGAACCCGCTCCAGAGGATGAGGGATACAC CACTTGGAACTACAGCTTCTCCCAGCTACCGCGGTTTCTCAGTGGTTCCTGGTCAGAGTTCAGCACCCAACCTGAGAACTTCCTGAAAGGCTGTAAGTG GGCCCCTGATGGTTCCTGTATCTTGACCAATAGTGCTGATAACATCCTGCGGATTTATAACCTGCCCCCAGAGCTGTACAGTGAGGGGGAGCAGCTGGAATATGCAGAAATG GCCCCTGTCCTTCGAATGGTGGAAGGCGACACCATTTATGATTATTGCTGGTATTCTCTGATGTCTTCAACCCAGCCAGACACCTCCTA CGTCGCCAGCAGTAGCCGGGAGAACCCGATTCACATCTGGGATGCATTCACTGGAGAGCTCCGGGCTTCCTTTCGTGCCTACAACCACCTG GACGAGCTGACGGCAGCCCACTCGCTCTGCTTCTCCCCGGATGGCTCCCAGCTCTTTAGTGGCTTCAACCGGACTGTACGTGTGTTTTCTACAGCCCGGCCTGGCCGTGACTGCGAGGTCCGAGCCACGTTTG CCAAAAAGCAGGGCCAGAGTGGCATCATCTCTTGCATAGCcttcagcccagcccagcccctctaTGCCTGTGGCTCCTACGGCCGTTCCCTGGGTCTGTATGCCTGGGATGATGGCTCCCTTCTTGCCTTGCTGGGAGGGCACCAAGGGGGCATCACCCACCTCTGCTTTCACCCTGATGGCAACCGCTTCTTCTCAGGAGCCCGCAAG gatgcTGAGCTTCTGTGCTGGGATCTCCGGCAGCCTGCTCATCCACTGTGGTCCCTCAGCCGAGAGGTGACCACCAATCAGCGCATCTACTTTGATCTGGACCC gACTGGGCAGTTCCTAGTGACTGGCAGCACTAGTGGGGCTGTCTCTGTGTGGGCCACCAGCAGGGCTGGGCATGAGGGGAAGCCGGAGCCAGTGCTGAGTTTTCTGCCCCAGAAGGACTGCACCAATGGAGTGAG CCTGCACCCTAGCCTGCCCCTGCTGGCTACTGCCTCCGGTCAGCGTGTGTTTCCAGAACCCACGGAGAGTGGGGATGAAGGGGAGCAGGAGGTGGAGCTTCCCCTGCTCTCCATGCGCCATGTCCACCTTGAATGTCAGCTTCAGCTCTGGTGGTGTGGGGGCAGCGCAGACACCAGTATTCCTGATGCTCCCCAGGGCGAGAAGGGACAGGAAGTGACTGAGGGAGGTGGGGGCGAGTTTATATAA